The following coding sequences lie in one Rutidosis leptorrhynchoides isolate AG116_Rl617_1_P2 chromosome 4, CSIRO_AGI_Rlap_v1, whole genome shotgun sequence genomic window:
- the LOC139841742 gene encoding UPF0481 protein At3g47200-like, with protein MEVSKNVGAIVKNLIDSAREGFNPLPKTTTIYTVPSRLRDLSPNSFTPRLVSIGPLHKQDMNVQEFEQYKPFIFGDLLKKVDSTLNETTVEACVKKVLARLDDIKACYSMTNNTYQDAELVKMMVMDACYILFILIHYDLILTNNRAFLSTLVPDLVMLENQIPFFVLRDIFECTVLKFQPTSYLNMMLLKLLENVKPFEAELGPEINHATGTKYDHILDFLHESYEPTSNVSSTGQSFIVPPSYSVTELEKAGVKFVLNKDISKCPLAINFESNWYNPTLRLPLLSIDLYTEVVFYNLIALELRRLKTAYFTSYVVAMMNLVKTTEDHLKLEGLKIARNNPSGTQYVVDLIHNLSKGCDLKEFLYAEDWEKIHKYCNSPIGWTRRTYFSGAWSYIASISGLIIFILTVIQTYCSIRGK; from the coding sequence ATGGAAGTTTCAAAAAATGTGGGTGCAATTGTCAAAAATCTGATTGATTCTGCGAGAGAAGGGTTTAATCCATTACCCAAAACTACAACAATTTATACAGTTCCTAGTAGGTTGCGAGATCTCAGCCCAAATTCTTTCACCCCTCGACTGGTCTCTATTGGACCTCTGCACAAACAAGATATGAATGTGCAAGAATTTGAACAGTATAAACCTTTTATTTTTGGAGACCTATTAAAAAAAGTAGATTCCACACTGAATGAGACGACAGTGGAAGCATGTGTGAAGAAGGTGCTTGCTCGTTTAGATGATATCAAAGCATGTTATTCGATGACAAATAATACATATCAAGACGCGGAACTTGTGAAAATGATGGTGATGGATGCTTGTTACATACTATTTATACTTATTCATTACGATCTGATCTTAACAAATAATAGAGCTTTTCTATCAACTCTGGTTCCTGATCTAGTGATGCTAGAAAATCAGATCCCTTTCTTTGTCCTGCGCGACATTTTTGAGTGCACCGTCTTGAAATTTCAACCCACATCCTATCTTAATATGATGCTCTTGAAACTTTTAGAAAATGTAAAGCCTTTTGAAGCAGAGCTAGGACCTGAAATAAATCATGCTACTGGCACAAAATATGACCATATCCTTGATTTTCTGCATGAATCTTACGAGCCTACGAGTAACGTGTCATCAACTGGTCAGTCATTTATTGTGCCACCGTCTTATTCAGTTACAGAACTCGAAAAGGCTGGAGTAAAATTTGTGCTTAATAAAGACATAAGCAAATGTCCATTAGCTATCAACTTCGAATCAAATTGGTATAATCCAACATTGAGACTCCCATTATTGAGCATTGATCTATACACTGAGGTAGTTTTTTATAACCTCATTGCGTTGGAGCTGCGTCGTTTGAAGACTGCTTACTTTACATCATATGTTGTTGCTATGATGAATCTAGTAAAAACAACAGAAGACCATCTTAAGTTAGAAGGCTTGAAAATTGCTAGAAACAATCCAAGTGGAACCCAATATGTTGTTGATTTGATCCATAACTTGTCAAAAGGATGTGATCTGAAAGAGTTTTTATACGCTGAAGATTGGGAAAAGATCCACAAGTATTGCAATAGCCCGATAGGGTGGACGAGGCGTACCTACTTTAGCGGAGCATGGAGTTACATTGCTTCAATCTCTGGATTAATCATATTTATACTTACTGTCATTCAGACATATTGTTCTATTCGCGGTAAGTAA